One Tolypothrix bouteillei VB521301 DNA window includes the following coding sequences:
- a CDS encoding tetratricopeptide repeat protein — MSDSLPLRDRYLTLIDEIVQSTLKGKISSQEQVYQMLLKGVTAGTGEVFELVLSDRLNSTQQQVDTEKDELKQAKATRSLRAMKTIQSQWQRAEQQNKVAEAITSAVKEITSADSSGRLAAFLRASDPNRKNPLTLPQIQQVSKSLQQFAQANPDFKQISEGITRGVTSWQRLQDHLISWMYEQSRGTLGFGGVPGEQGPWATWAKQVNSEIPQALFRTLAMEQSAIDFAQHRSGMSLSDWVEIAVILQSLQKGLVNWFDQQPYNVKAGSNLSISTYLTFAVIWSLLANGFSNTAPVYSAACHQVMLQILRTFAQRPYFPLYGGIFASFSGSYLRDALDYLNEPLQNAEGTQEKARVLTLLGYSQRAMGQYRRSSEFHSAALEIARNAGDRACEIANFNHLSRTCVAEKMYAEAINYSQRALILSRQTGDRTGEANALVNLGYSEVMQAQQTEQTEPETYEMAINYLQQGLALSERLGDLQSKALCFSSLGIAYLVIGQPQAAIKHLEDGLQTAQISGDLYLQGLNLANLAEAYYQLQNPEQAVYTGVLGMYLLNQIASNEWRKTAGLLTILQGQIGAEAFSQLLQQNRSKIISVIGVDGYDYIPQLLDEYRG; from the coding sequence GTGTCTGACTCTTTGCCATTGCGCGATCGCTACCTCACTTTAATTGATGAAATTGTCCAAAGCACCCTTAAGGGCAAGATTAGCTCTCAAGAACAAGTGTATCAAATGTTACTAAAAGGGGTGACTGCAGGGACGGGAGAAGTTTTTGAATTGGTTTTGAGCGATCGCCTCAACTCCACTCAGCAACAAGTCGATACTGAAAAAGACGAACTCAAGCAAGCTAAAGCAACCCGCAGTCTCAGGGCAATGAAGACTATTCAGAGTCAATGGCAACGCGCCGAGCAGCAAAACAAAGTCGCAGAGGCGATTACGTCCGCAGTCAAAGAAATTACTTCGGCTGACTCAAGCGGGCGTTTAGCTGCATTCTTAAGAGCAAGCGATCCCAATCGGAAAAATCCCCTCACATTACCGCAAATCCAACAAGTTTCAAAATCTCTACAGCAATTTGCCCAAGCCAATCCCGATTTTAAGCAAATTTCAGAAGGCATTACCCGTGGTGTTACATCTTGGCAACGGCTACAGGATCATTTGATTAGCTGGATGTACGAACAAAGCCGAGGAACATTGGGATTTGGAGGTGTACCGGGAGAACAAGGTCCTTGGGCAACTTGGGCGAAGCAGGTAAACAGTGAGATACCCCAAGCACTGTTTCGTACTTTAGCTATGGAACAGTCTGCCATTGATTTTGCCCAACATAGAAGTGGTATGAGCCTCAGTGATTGGGTAGAAATTGCAGTGATTTTGCAGTCTTTACAGAAAGGGTTAGTGAATTGGTTCGATCAACAACCCTACAATGTAAAAGCTGGATCGAATTTGTCAATTTCAACTTACTTAACCTTTGCAGTCATTTGGAGTTTACTTGCAAACGGATTTAGCAATACTGCACCCGTGTATAGCGCTGCTTGTCATCAAGTCATGCTCCAGATTTTACGAACCTTTGCACAACGTCCGTATTTCCCTCTATATGGAGGAATTTTTGCTTCCTTCTCTGGCAGCTATTTACGAGATGCCCTAGATTATTTGAACGAACCACTACAAAATGCAGAAGGAACTCAAGAAAAAGCCAGGGTATTGACACTTTTAGGTTATTCGCAGCGTGCAATGGGTCAGTACCGACGTTCCTCAGAATTTCACTCCGCAGCGCTGGAAATAGCACGCAATGCAGGCGATCGTGCTTGTGAAATCGCCAATTTCAATCACCTCAGCCGTACTTGCGTTGCGGAAAAAATGTACGCAGAAGCAATTAATTACAGCCAACGGGCATTAATACTGAGCCGTCAGACAGGCGATCGTACAGGGGAAGCAAATGCTCTGGTGAATTTAGGTTACAGCGAAGTCATGCAAGCACAGCAGACAGAACAAACAGAACCAGAAACCTATGAAATGGCGATTAACTATTTGCAACAAGGCTTAGCATTATCAGAGAGATTGGGCGACCTACAAAGTAAAGCTTTATGTTTCAGCAGTTTAGGTATTGCTTACTTAGTTATAGGACAACCGCAAGCAGCAATTAAACATCTAGAAGACGGCTTGCAAACAGCACAAATATCTGGTGATTTATACCTTCAAGGTTTGAATTTAGCTAATTTAGCAGAGGCTTACTATCAACTGCAAAATCCAGAACAAGCAGTTTATACTGGGGTTTTGGGAATGTATTTGTTAAATCAAATTGCATCAAATGAATGGCGAAAAACGGCGGGTTTACTTACAATTTTGCAGGGACAGATAGGAGCAGAAGCATTCAGTCAGTTACTACAGCAAAACCGTTCTAAAATTATTTCTGTCATTGGAGTAGATGGTTACGATTACATTCCTCAATTGTTAGATGAATATAGAGGTTAA
- the ssuC gene encoding aliphatic sulfonate ABC transporter permease SsuC yields the protein MTLALKLKSNFWHNRHVQTIIPWGVPVLILVVWQLLSTIGVIPARILPAPLGVVGAAIQLAKSGELFRNISISAIRAISGFIVGGSIGFTLGLLNGISPVAEKLLDTSLQMLRNIPNLALIPLVILWFGIGDEARLFLVSLGVMFPIYLNTFHGIRSVDPGLIEMGRVYGLNPWALFWRIILPGAMSSILVGVRFSLGIMWLTLIVAETIAADSGIGYMAMNAREFMQTDVVVLSILLYALFGKLADVVARALERYWLQWHPSYQNV from the coding sequence ATGACACTCGCACTCAAATTAAAATCCAATTTTTGGCACAACCGACACGTTCAAACCATCATTCCTTGGGGCGTACCCGTACTCATACTAGTCGTTTGGCAGCTTTTATCTACAATAGGAGTGATCCCTGCTAGAATTTTGCCCGCTCCTTTAGGTGTTGTGGGTGCTGCTATTCAACTTGCTAAAAGTGGAGAACTGTTCAGAAATATCAGTATCAGTGCCATTCGGGCTATATCAGGCTTTATAGTAGGTGGAAGTATTGGGTTTACTTTGGGTTTGCTGAATGGTATCTCCCCTGTTGCAGAAAAGTTGTTAGACACCTCTCTTCAGATGCTCCGCAACATTCCCAATTTGGCTTTGATTCCCCTAGTGATTTTATGGTTTGGGATTGGTGATGAAGCCAGACTATTTCTCGTGTCTTTGGGTGTTATGTTTCCCATTTACTTAAATACATTTCACGGGATTCGCAGCGTTGACCCAGGTTTAATTGAAATGGGTAGAGTGTACGGTTTAAATCCTTGGGCTTTGTTCTGGCGAATTATTCTTCCTGGGGCAATGTCTTCAATCCTAGTTGGTGTACGCTTTTCATTGGGAATTATGTGGTTGACTCTGATCGTAGCTGAGACAATTGCAGCTGATTCTGGGATTGGTTACATGGCAATGAACGCCAGAGAATTTATGCAAACAGACGTGGTAGTACTGAGTATTTTATTATACGCTCTATTTGGTAAATTAGCAGATGTGGTTGCTAGAGCGTTAGAAAGATATTGGCTGCAATGGCATCCCAGTTATCAAAATGTTTAG
- the ssuD gene encoding FMNH2-dependent alkanesulfonate monooxygenase translates to MVDVFWYLPTQGDERYLGTKIGRREATYPYMSQIAQAVDQLGYGGMLIGTGQKQDTWIVAASLIPVTQRLRFLVAFRPSIMSPSLSARMAATFDQISQGRIILNVVTGGDAEELAKDGVFLSHDERYELTDEFLTIWRSLMHGEEVHFSGRHVKVEGAKLQFSPVQKPHPTLYFGGSSDAAIEVAAKHTDVYLTWGEPPQQVAEKIAKVRRLATEHGRTVRFGIRLHVIVRETTQQAWDAANDLIKYLDEKTITAAQQKFGRSQSEGQRRMVELHKGNREQLEISPNLWSGIGLVRGGAGTALVGNPDTVAARMLEYTDLGIDTFVLSGYPSLEEAYRVAELVFPRLPLNSLPTVKSQSEFDPYNEFASASNSTSNLLQPQPTAS, encoded by the coding sequence ATGGTAGATGTTTTTTGGTACTTGCCAACTCAAGGGGATGAACGCTATTTAGGCACAAAAATTGGTAGAAGGGAAGCGACTTATCCTTATATGTCTCAAATCGCCCAAGCTGTGGATCAACTCGGTTATGGCGGGATGCTGATTGGAACGGGACAAAAACAGGATACTTGGATTGTCGCTGCTTCTTTAATTCCTGTTACACAACGTTTGCGGTTTCTCGTGGCTTTTCGTCCATCGATTATGTCACCTTCCTTATCTGCGCGGATGGCGGCTACTTTTGACCAAATCTCTCAGGGGAGAATTATTCTCAATGTGGTGACTGGTGGTGATGCAGAAGAATTGGCTAAGGATGGAGTGTTCTTATCTCATGATGAGCGTTATGAATTAACTGATGAATTTTTGACTATTTGGCGATCGCTCATGCATGGAGAAGAAGTACACTTTAGCGGTCGTCATGTGAAGGTTGAAGGAGCAAAACTTCAATTTTCACCCGTACAAAAACCACATCCAACTTTATATTTTGGTGGTTCTTCAGATGCAGCAATTGAAGTAGCAGCAAAACATACTGATGTCTATTTAACTTGGGGTGAACCACCACAACAAGTTGCTGAGAAAATAGCGAAGGTGCGGCGATTGGCTACAGAACATGGCAGAACTGTCCGGTTCGGTATTCGTCTGCACGTTATTGTTAGAGAAACAACCCAACAAGCTTGGGATGCGGCTAACGATCTGATTAAATATTTAGATGAGAAAACTATAACTGCTGCTCAACAAAAGTTTGGGCGATCGCAATCAGAAGGTCAACGCCGCATGGTGGAACTCCATAAAGGCAATCGCGAGCAATTAGAAATTAGCCCTAATTTATGGTCGGGTATTGGCTTAGTACGTGGGGGTGCAGGGACTGCTTTAGTAGGAAATCCTGACACAGTTGCTGCACGAATGTTGGAATACACTGACTTAGGAATTGATACCTTTGTGCTATCAGGATATCCTTCTTTAGAAGAAGCTTATCGAGTTGCTGAATTAGTCTTTCCACGCCTTCCTTTAAACTCTCTTCCCACTGTCAAATCGCAATCTGAATTCGATCCTTACAACGAATTTGCTTCCGCATCTAATTCCACATCGAATTTACTCCAACCACAACCAACAGCTTCCTAG
- a CDS encoding sulfonate ABC transporter substrate-binding protein, giving the protein MDEHFLQQRRKFLKNFAQYSLLGLSSFSVPLIGDFIEKGQAQTKPSGFKTNTVRMGYQTSGDIVRLKGVLEPRLQALGVSVDWAPFPAGPQLMEAMNAGRVDIGSVGETPPIFAQAAGAQLVYIAGRKPSKGEGSGIIVRQDSPIKQVADLKGRKVVFQKGSASHYLLLKALQEAGLKFSDVQPISLTPAEARDAFLQKKIDAWVTWDPFYAFVQKTANARTLRNAGGIATQGGFYLSRRDFVTQNPELVKVVLDEIDKLGRWAEANPNEIVKLLAPELKLDPSILGVVVRRRTYSLRRLTPDIINQQQRIADAFYQEKVIPKKIDIQQAILTPQQYAAITPQRLLSQR; this is encoded by the coding sequence ATGGACGAACATTTTTTACAACAACGCCGCAAATTTTTAAAAAACTTTGCACAATACTCTTTATTAGGATTATCTAGTTTTTCAGTTCCCCTTATTGGGGATTTTATAGAGAAAGGGCAAGCACAAACAAAACCTTCTGGATTTAAGACAAATACAGTCCGAATGGGCTATCAAACTTCTGGGGATATTGTTAGACTCAAAGGAGTCTTAGAACCACGTCTTCAAGCTTTAGGAGTTTCTGTAGACTGGGCACCATTTCCAGCCGGTCCTCAGTTGATGGAAGCCATGAATGCAGGTAGAGTTGATATAGGTAGTGTGGGGGAAACACCACCAATCTTTGCTCAAGCGGCTGGCGCACAACTTGTTTATATTGCAGGGCGCAAACCCAGCAAAGGTGAAGGGAGTGGCATTATAGTCAGGCAAGATTCTCCTATTAAGCAAGTTGCAGATCTGAAAGGTCGGAAAGTGGTTTTTCAGAAGGGTTCAGCTTCTCATTATTTATTATTAAAAGCTTTACAAGAAGCAGGCTTAAAATTTAGTGATGTTCAACCCATTAGTTTGACTCCAGCAGAAGCCCGTGATGCTTTTCTACAAAAGAAAATTGATGCTTGGGTGACTTGGGACCCCTTTTATGCTTTTGTACAAAAAACAGCGAATGCTCGCACTTTAAGAAATGCGGGTGGAATTGCAACGCAAGGTGGTTTCTATTTATCCAGACGTGATTTTGTGACACAAAACCCCGAACTTGTGAAAGTGGTTTTGGATGAGATCGACAAGTTAGGACGATGGGCTGAAGCTAACCCCAATGAAATTGTCAAATTGCTTGCTCCCGAACTTAAGCTCGATCCATCTATTCTGGGAGTTGTCGTTCGTCGGCGAACTTATAGTTTGAGGAGATTGACACCGGATATTATTAACCAACAACAGCGTATTGCTGATGCTTTTTATCAAGAAAAAGTGATACCTAAAAAAATTGATATCCAGCAAGCGATCCTCACACCACAGCAATATGCAGCTATTACGCCTCAAAGATTGTTGAGTCAGAGGTAA
- a CDS encoding sulfonate ABC transporter substrate-binding protein has protein sequence MIVKFVQSKLPLVLLLITLTSCGTNTGSNSNLQSVQKSQNPTAEQASDKVKQTEIRIGFQKGTAFLNIVKARGSLEKRLGSSGVTVKWSEFSQGPPMMEAMNAGAVDIGVVGAPPPIFAQAAGTPVVYVASSLPNSRGQVILVKPNSPIKTVTDLKGKKVAVGKGTAGHYLIVKVLEAAGLTLKGIQPVYLLPPEARTAFEGGNVDAWVTSDPRYAEAERTGKARLLANGEKVAEQRSYFIATRSFVDKHADLVKAILEEQKKDEDWAKSNRKETAKILETATGVKAENWEWSFQRRPNFGVVYMDDQIVQEQQQMADLFFKLKLIPKPVQIKEAVWTPQSS, from the coding sequence ATGATTGTCAAATTTGTTCAGTCAAAGTTGCCCTTAGTTTTATTACTGATAACTCTTACAAGTTGCGGGACAAACACTGGCAGCAATTCAAATCTTCAGAGCGTACAAAAGAGTCAAAATCCAACAGCCGAACAAGCTTCCGATAAGGTTAAACAAACAGAAATTCGCATTGGATTCCAAAAAGGAACAGCTTTTTTAAATATTGTTAAAGCTAGAGGTAGTTTGGAAAAAAGATTGGGTTCTTCAGGCGTTACTGTCAAGTGGAGTGAGTTTTCTCAAGGACCGCCCATGATGGAAGCGATGAATGCTGGAGCGGTAGATATTGGGGTTGTAGGTGCGCCACCTCCCATTTTTGCCCAAGCAGCAGGAACACCAGTGGTTTATGTTGCTAGCAGTTTACCCAATAGTAGGGGACAAGTCATTTTAGTAAAACCAAATTCTCCCATTAAGACAGTTACCGATCTCAAAGGGAAAAAAGTAGCTGTCGGTAAAGGAACAGCGGGGCATTATCTTATAGTAAAAGTTTTGGAAGCAGCTGGACTGACACTTAAAGGCATTCAGCCAGTTTATCTTTTACCGCCAGAAGCTCGGACTGCTTTTGAAGGAGGAAACGTTGATGCTTGGGTAACATCTGACCCTCGTTATGCTGAAGCGGAACGAACAGGAAAAGCACGTCTTCTTGCTAATGGTGAAAAAGTGGCAGAACAACGTTCTTATTTTATTGCCACTCGCTCTTTTGTTGACAAGCATGCAGATCTTGTCAAGGCAATTCTTGAGGAACAGAAAAAAGATGAGGATTGGGCAAAGAGTAACCGCAAAGAAACTGCCAAAATTCTAGAAACAGCAACAGGAGTTAAAGCAGAAAATTGGGAATGGTCTTTTCAAAGACGACCTAATTTTGGTGTGGTCTATATGGATGACCAAATAGTGCAAGAACAACAGCAAATGGCAGATCTCTTTTTCAAGTTGAAGTTAATTCCGAAACCAGTTCAAATTAAAGAGGCTGTTTGGACACCGCAATCTTCGTAA
- a CDS encoding TauD/TfdA dioxygenase family protein, with translation MPALTLTEFKITALDAPLGAVVTGLDASKPVAPEVILQLKQALRDRHILIFKNQNLTDDELLNFAFYFGSLFIPPDDIPVLASEPGVTPVVIPISNVDGGYTGTGELAFHSDHHWTPYPSSGSLLYALEVPPEGGDTYWLNLNLAYEELDKATKQRIANLQLITYNPFLRDRSQPKPKYRFDKSIPPIGPVFPHPLVRTHPESGKKILYLDYATEVEIVGLDPQEGSELIEQLRQHLNQPQFYYKHKWSVGDIVYWDNQATLHYRQAFDPNYRRVMKRVSLAGSRPF, from the coding sequence ATGCCTGCATTAACCTTAACAGAATTTAAAATAACTGCACTAGATGCTCCTTTAGGTGCTGTAGTCACTGGATTAGACGCTAGCAAACCTGTTGCGCCAGAGGTGATATTACAACTCAAACAAGCTTTGCGCGATCGCCACATTCTCATTTTTAAAAATCAGAATCTTACTGATGACGAACTCTTAAATTTTGCTTTTTACTTTGGTTCTCTGTTCATCCCACCAGATGACATTCCAGTACTGGCTTCCGAACCAGGGGTGACTCCAGTTGTCATTCCCATTTCTAATGTCGATGGTGGATACACTGGTACTGGCGAACTTGCTTTCCATTCAGATCACCACTGGACTCCTTACCCTTCAAGTGGATCGTTGCTCTACGCTCTTGAAGTCCCTCCTGAAGGTGGGGATACCTACTGGTTAAATCTCAATTTGGCTTACGAAGAGTTAGATAAAGCAACAAAGCAAAGAATAGCTAACTTACAGTTGATTACATACAACCCGTTCTTAAGAGATCGCAGCCAGCCAAAACCAAAGTACCGTTTTGATAAAAGCATCCCCCCGATCGGCCCTGTTTTTCCCCATCCCTTAGTTAGAACTCACCCTGAATCTGGTAAAAAGATTCTTTACCTAGACTATGCAACAGAGGTAGAAATTGTGGGCTTAGATCCACAAGAAGGATCGGAACTCATTGAACAATTAAGACAACATCTCAATCAGCCCCAGTTTTACTACAAACACAAATGGTCTGTAGGCGACATTGTTTATTGGGATAACCAAGCTACGTTGCATTACCGTCAAGCATTCGATCCCAACTACCGACGTGTTATGAAGCGAGTCAGCCTTGCTGGTAGTCGTCCTTTTTAA
- a CDS encoding aliphatic sulfonate ABC transporter substrate-binding protein yields MQNLKKKFKLWCNSPVTRRSLLFGFGYSLVLSTTLLSCSSQPPTTTQQQAPATNTSAQKVTDTSSGKVIRIVRSKQLTPLAVLEKQGTLEKRLEPEGVKIVWSEFAAGPQQLEALNAGSLDIASTAESPPVFAQAAGAPLVYLATTPFNGKTVSLLVPTNSPAKKIADLKGKKIAFQKASIGHYLLVKALEKDGLKLSDVVSTYLPPPDANVAFSQGKVDGWFIWEPFVTRTEQKKIGRELLNGGELRDTGNFYSTSRKFYQENPELIKIFFEELQKAEIWSKNHRKEMAQLLAPVTQLDVPTLEKMHGKYEWGLKPITEKVINKQQEVADMWYSQGLIPKKVNVREGFLSPEEYAQITPQEVLARQ; encoded by the coding sequence ATGCAAAATTTGAAAAAAAAATTTAAATTGTGGTGCAATTCGCCAGTCACTCGCCGTTCTCTACTTTTTGGATTCGGTTATAGCTTAGTACTTTCTACAACTTTGCTAAGTTGTAGTTCGCAACCACCAACGACAACTCAACAGCAAGCACCAGCAACTAATACCAGTGCTCAGAAAGTAACTGACACTAGCAGCGGTAAAGTCATACGTATTGTTCGTTCAAAACAACTGACGCCTTTAGCAGTTTTAGAAAAGCAAGGTACTTTAGAAAAAAGATTGGAACCTGAAGGTGTTAAAATCGTATGGTCAGAGTTTGCAGCAGGACCGCAACAACTAGAAGCCCTTAACGCAGGTTCTCTTGATATTGCTTCGACTGCTGAGTCACCTCCCGTTTTTGCTCAAGCCGCAGGAGCACCGCTCGTCTATCTCGCGACAACTCCTTTTAATGGCAAAACAGTTTCGCTACTAGTTCCTACTAATTCTCCTGCCAAAAAGATTGCCGATCTAAAGGGTAAAAAAATTGCTTTTCAAAAAGCATCTATCGGTCACTATCTCTTAGTCAAAGCACTGGAAAAAGACGGGTTAAAATTAAGCGATGTGGTGTCTACTTATTTACCGCCACCTGATGCTAATGTGGCATTTAGTCAGGGAAAAGTAGATGGTTGGTTTATTTGGGAACCATTTGTCACAAGAACTGAACAGAAGAAAATAGGTCGCGAGTTACTAAATGGTGGTGAGTTAAGGGATACTGGTAACTTTTACTCCACATCACGCAAGTTCTACCAAGAAAACCCGGAACTGATAAAAATATTTTTTGAGGAACTGCAAAAAGCAGAAATTTGGTCTAAAAACCATCGTAAAGAAATGGCACAACTTCTTGCTCCAGTGACTCAACTAGATGTTCCAACATTAGAGAAAATGCACGGAAAATATGAATGGGGATTGAAACCAATTACCGAAAAAGTCATCAACAAGCAACAAGAGGTTGCAGATATGTGGTACAGTCAGGGCTTGATACCTAAGAAAGTCAATGTGAGAGAAGGCTTTCTCAGTCCTGAAGAGTACGCACAAATTACTCCTCAAGAAGTTTTAGCAAGACAGTGA
- a CDS encoding sulfonate ABC transporter substrate-binding protein, producing the protein MVQYTCYSKSDRTHISSFWLTLTACLFMWVLPLTGCSSPSRSNTQPQQTKGNSKLKVINIGHQNGTPGLNLLKARKNLEQRFISEGIAVKWIEFQGGPPMMEAMAANSVDIGNVGNLPPIFAQVGNNPIVYVAATGSNAGAQAIIVKKDSPIKSLADLKGKKVAIQKGTALHYLILKVLEKAGLTLNDIQPVYLSIPESQVAFEGGKVDALPIGDPYLAKKELAQEIRVLVRGNEVAPQRAFYIATRTFAENHPELVRVILEEQKKAEEWAKANPGEVAKLLAEQTKYDTTVVEWALKKRPYFGVFDMTDEYINEQQQVADLFYNQKLIPKPIQVKDDVWVAQFSKIIPNTSSQKN; encoded by the coding sequence ATGGTACAATATACTTGTTATTCAAAAAGCGATCGCACACATATTTCATCTTTTTGGCTAACTCTTACAGCTTGTCTGTTTATGTGGGTATTGCCTCTAACAGGCTGTAGCTCGCCAAGTCGTAGCAATACTCAGCCTCAACAAACCAAAGGCAACTCCAAGCTAAAAGTAATTAACATCGGTCATCAAAATGGAACTCCAGGTCTGAACCTTCTAAAAGCAAGGAAAAATTTAGAACAGCGCTTTATCTCAGAAGGCATTGCTGTTAAGTGGATCGAATTCCAAGGCGGTCCACCTATGATGGAAGCGATGGCAGCAAATAGTGTAGACATAGGTAATGTCGGTAATTTGCCACCGATTTTTGCTCAAGTGGGAAATAATCCCATCGTTTATGTTGCGGCTACGGGTTCTAATGCAGGTGCTCAAGCTATTATCGTCAAAAAAGATTCACCTATTAAAAGCCTTGCCGATCTAAAAGGAAAAAAAGTTGCAATACAGAAGGGAACCGCTCTCCATTACTTAATTTTAAAAGTGCTGGAGAAGGCGGGATTAACTCTCAATGATATTCAACCTGTTTACCTCAGCATTCCAGAAAGTCAAGTAGCTTTTGAAGGAGGTAAAGTTGATGCTTTGCCTATTGGAGATCCATATCTAGCTAAGAAAGAGTTAGCACAAGAAATACGCGTTCTTGTTAGGGGAAATGAAGTTGCTCCTCAACGAGCTTTCTATATTGCTACACGCACTTTTGCAGAAAATCATCCCGAGCTTGTACGGGTGATATTAGAAGAGCAAAAAAAAGCGGAAGAATGGGCAAAGGCTAACCCAGGTGAAGTTGCCAAGTTATTAGCAGAGCAAACTAAATATGACACCACTGTTGTGGAATGGGCTTTAAAAAAACGGCCTTATTTTGGTGTATTTGATATGACTGATGAGTATATTAACGAACAACAACAAGTAGCCGATCTGTTTTACAATCAAAAGCTGATTCCAAAACCAATCCAAGTTAAAGATGATGTATGGGTAGCTCAGTTCTCAAAAATTATCCCAAACACTTCTTCTCAGAAAAATTAG
- a CDS encoding acyl-CoA dehydrogenase family protein — MVQLLDTQEFQTVKDWLAIASSLSQELAKTAVERDAQAGSPDVEVQRLRETGLLPLIVPKEYGGIGATWVEALKIVQELSKADGSIGQLYGNHLNLTALGYVAGTAEQKDRYYRETAEKNLFWANAINTRDTRLKISPDGAHFRVDGVKSFGTGVGISDLRVFAAIQDGVEVPLTFVIPKEREGVVSLQDWDNFGQRRTDSATFTFHNVLVYNNEVLGYPTPPDNAFATFLGIIAQLTKTYVYLGITEGAFTAAKHYTSTQTKPWITSGVDRATLDPYILHNYGEFWTKLQAATTLADRVALQVQQAWNKGVELTIQERGEVALAVFSAKAFTTTVGLEIVNNIFNVTGTRSTANQYGFDRYWRDLRTFTLHDPVDYKFRDIGNWVLNNELPIITQYS; from the coding sequence ATGGTTCAACTCCTAGATACTCAAGAGTTTCAAACAGTCAAAGATTGGCTTGCAATTGCTTCTTCTCTATCTCAAGAACTCGCTAAAACAGCAGTTGAGCGAGACGCCCAAGCAGGATCTCCAGATGTAGAAGTGCAGCGACTGCGTGAAACTGGTTTATTGCCCTTGATAGTTCCAAAGGAATACGGTGGTATTGGAGCGACTTGGGTAGAAGCTTTGAAAATAGTCCAAGAACTTTCTAAGGCTGATGGATCTATTGGGCAGTTGTATGGTAACCATCTAAATCTCACAGCTTTAGGTTATGTTGCTGGTACAGCCGAACAAAAAGACAGGTATTATCGGGAAACTGCTGAGAAGAATTTATTTTGGGCTAATGCGATTAACACGCGTGACACCCGCCTAAAAATTAGTCCAGATGGCGCACATTTTCGTGTTGATGGTGTAAAGAGTTTTGGTACTGGTGTTGGAATCTCCGACTTGCGAGTGTTTGCTGCAATCCAAGATGGTGTTGAAGTACCGCTAACTTTTGTGATTCCCAAAGAGAGAGAAGGTGTCGTGTCTCTTCAAGATTGGGATAACTTTGGACAAAGGCGAACAGATAGCGCTACTTTTACATTTCATAACGTTTTGGTCTACAACAATGAAGTTTTGGGATATCCTACTCCTCCTGATAATGCTTTTGCTACATTTTTGGGAATCATCGCTCAATTAACAAAAACTTATGTATATCTTGGTATAACTGAAGGAGCTTTTACAGCAGCAAAACACTATACATCAACCCAGACAAAACCTTGGATTACTTCAGGGGTGGATAGAGCTACATTAGATCCTTATATTTTGCACAACTACGGTGAATTTTGGACAAAACTTCAAGCTGCTACCACCTTAGCCGATCGCGTAGCTCTACAAGTCCAGCAAGCATGGAATAAAGGAGTAGAGTTAACGATTCAAGAACGGGGAGAAGTTGCGCTCGCAGTTTTTTCTGCCAAAGCCTTTACAACCACAGTAGGGCTAGAAATTGTCAATAACATCTTTAATGTTACGGGAACTCGGTCTACTGCCAATCAATATGGCTTCGATCGTTACTGGCGGGATTTGCGTACCTTCACCCTTCACGATCCAGTAGATTACAAGTTTCGCGACATAGGGAATTGGGTACTAAACAATGAGTTACCGATTATTACTCAATACAGTTAA